One region of Oryzias latipes chromosome 6, ASM223467v1 genomic DNA includes:
- the LOC101170656 gene encoding olfactomedin-4, whose product MLLLLLLLLPGGAQTQRVLGKKEGSSCQCEVNSTWWLFPAGKFEATLQQVQTCEASVINLLSQVMVSNESLPDIQAQMDNATARLQPFQYLRHQGLYTALSLRKLGQELSQLEADIGTIHRQQNTAQTQKLSTEVEKLQNDVSLMHNADIVNMRSVREKVRYLKNSVQSCKTIPKDFASQSRYCLKGLMKRISDPVATKISPYGKSYISGSWGKQAKMDSEGQKNSYWVQPLMSSHIYGNTLRVYQNLEDFMSSSRHRDFTFAPSYTHSNSIEGPSAVLYGEALYYHCYRSPDICRYDLNTNAIKRAKLPGTTDEYNNKFPYCYYDCRSHSDVDIEADETGLWAIYATMSNHGNLVVSKLVWDEDAQMLNVTHTWETRLFKKAVSNAFMACGVLYATRYVNEDQEEVFYAFDTATGKEDNSMAMPMQKVAKGMASLSYNPTNKQIYMYNDGYLLAYQAHF is encoded by the exons atgctgctgctgctgctgctgctgctgccg GGGGGCGCCCAGACTCAGCGCGTGCTGGGAAAGAAAGAGGGCAGCTCATGTCAGTGTGAGGTGAACTCCACCTGGTGGTTGTTTCCTGCCGGGAAGTTCGAGGCGACGCTGCAGCAGGTGCAGACCTGCGAGGCCAGTGTGATCAACCTGCTGTCACAG GTGATGGTCTCCAACGAGAGTCTTCCTGACATCCAGGCCCAGATGGATAACGCGACGGCCCGCCTGCAGCCGTTCCAGTACCTGCGCCATCAGGGCCTGTACACAGCGCTGTCCCTCCGCAAGCTAGGCCAGGAGCTCAGCCAGCTGGAGGCCGATATCGGCACCATTCACAGGCAGCAGAACACCGCCCAGACCCAGAAACTCTCCACTGAG gtggaaaaactgcaaaacGACGTGAGTCTGATGCACAATGCAGACATAGTTAACATGAGGTCTGTCAGAGAAAAGGTGCGTTACCTGAAGAACAGCGTCCAGTCCTGCAAAACAATCCCCAAAGACTTTGCAA GTCAGAGTAGGTACTGCCTGAAGGGCCTGATGAAGCGCATCAGTGACCCAGTCGCTACAAAAATCAGCCCCTATGGAAAGAGCTACATCTCTGGTTCCTGGGGCAAACAGGCAAAGATGGACAGTGAGGGACAAAAGAACAGTTACTGGGTTCAGCCTCTGATGAGCAGCCACATTTATGGAAACACGCTACGCGTTTACCAGAACCTTGAGGACTTCATGTCTTCCTCCAGACACAGAGACTTCACCTTTGCTCCATCCTACACCCATTCCAACTCGATAGAAGGTCCCAGTGCTGTACTGTACGGTGAGGCTCTGTACTATCACTGCTACCGCTCTCCAGACATCTGCCGCTACGACCTGAATACCAACGCCATCAAACGAGCTAAACTTCCAGGAACCACAGATGAATACAACAACAAGTTTCCCTACTGTTACTATGACTGCCGCAGCCACAGCGATGTGGACATAGAGGCAGACGAAACTGGACTGTGGGCCATTTACGCCACCATGAGTAACCATGGTAACCTTGTGGTGAGCAAGTTGGTTTGGGACGAGGACGCTCAGATGCTCAACGTGACACACACATGGGAGACAAGACTATTCAAGAAGGCAGTTAGTAATGCTTTCATGGCATGCGGCGTGCTGTACGCCACTCGTTACGTCAATGAAGACCAAGAAGAAGTCTTCTACGCCTTTGACACTGCTACTGGGAAAGAGGACAACTCCATGGCCATGCCAATGCAGAAGGTAGCTAAAGGCATGGCCAGCCTGAGCTACAACCCAACCAACAAGCAGATCTACATGTACAATGATGGATACCTGCTGGCCTATCAGGCGCACTTCTGA